Below is a genomic region from Meleagris gallopavo isolate NT-WF06-2002-E0010 breed Aviagen turkey brand Nicholas breeding stock chromosome 5, Turkey_5.1, whole genome shotgun sequence.
ccagatgggaagtcctcagtgcaggagagacgtggagctgttggagtgcatccagaggagggccacaaaaacgatcccagggatggaacacctccctgcaaagacaggctgagagctggggctgtgcagcctggagaagggaaggctttggggagagctAAGAGCAGCCTTTGGGTATctaaaggggctgtaagaaagaaggggacagactctttagcagggtctgttgaCAGGACGAGGACAATTGGTTTCCAACTGAAAGAGATTTAGAGTGGATATAAGGGGAGACGGTTTTTACAATAAGattggtgaagcactggcacaggttgcccagagaggtggtggatgtccctggagacatccaaggtcagtctggatggggctctgagcgCCTGAtgcagctgtgggtgtccctgttcgttgcaggggagtAGGATCAGATAGCCTtgaagggtcccttccaactcataatgatactatgattttatgataccAGGTTGTGTTGGTGTTGCAATCTAAAAGAGCTTAAAGACATTTTGGGTTTGGCCTGTGAAAACTGTGGCTTTTCCCTCACTCCAACATGTGCCACTCCTGGATTTCTTTCACTTCCAACACCACAACCCCAAACATTAACAGGAAAATAGCAGCCTTGTCAAGTGAAGGTTGAAGGCAAGGCCTCACTACTCAGCTTGGTGCAGGCAGCTGCAGTGGTAGCAGAGCGCAAAACCACGTGCTGCAGGTGCAGGAGGTAGTTTTGtattatttccctttgttttcagCAACTTGAAGGCAGCAGCAATGCCAGCATAAGAATGTTGTGTACCATTGCCCAACACATAAGGCAGTCACCCATCAGATTATTGTAAAACCCACCACAGAGCGACCGCAGTGCAGATCAGCAGCAATGCCACATGCcccagctgcagggagaagATAATGCAAACGGCGCTGaaatcccagcagcactggggagaaaGAAGTGTTTGAAGTGCCCCaagtctttgtttttgttgggaTTTTTGCATTCTCAGATGGCAGACCTATAGGTTCAGGGATGATGCAGGAGGAAGACAACTGCAGGGCTAAGGCAGGGAAACTGATTATTGCTAATGTAGCATTTTgtaggagagaaggagagatcCTTATCAATGCCAGGAACAAGTCTCAACACCTCACTGATTCAGCCTCTCTTTCCTTGCTAGGGAAAAACAATGATgatcaaattttctttttgcctctgtttatttgcattccttttctttttatttacaagCACAAATTCCTACAATCAATTGGAACTGGAAAGTAATATATCACATGCATGTGTACCAAAAAGATTTCAAATTCTGCTAAAGAAGGTCACAAAAATAGCTAAGAACTTTGTTTacgggtgccccatccctggaggtgcctattgccaggctggatggggccctgggcagcctgatctggtaggGCAACAAGCCCTCAGCATGGGATGGGggcttgaggtcccttccaacccaagctgttctgtgattctatggtaaTTAGCTTTTCCTCCAGAAGAATTCTCAATCTTAAGCAAAAGCAACAGCGTTAGCTCAAAGAGCTCACTGCAAAGGAAAGAGTATTTTATGCGACTCCTTGGGTCATCAGGGCTGGGCCACAGAGGTGGAATTTAATTTCTAATCTGGAGTTTTCAAGCCTTCGTTATCAGATATAGCTAAAGAGATCACAGGGAGGCTgggcagaaaagcagctttccaaACAACGCAAGATTAACCTTCGAATTAACATCGGGAATACTGCTTCAaagtgaatttaaaatattcctcCTCTTTCTGACTCTTTCTCGGTAGCATCGTAGCAGAAGATGAACTTTTAAGAGCTGGTTATCATTAAGCAAAGCAAGCGAAGGAATGTTACAGAGAATAATTCTATTGCTGTAAAACACCTCATGTGCTGTATTCCAGAAATGGTTCACATGTTTTCTTTCGTTGATCATTCAGCTTTTCCAGTTATTATTTATGCTGTTCCACATTGATCTATCGtggctttttaaatttttactcTTTATCAGTACCTAAGGAATTATTAATATACTGCTAATATTAATATAttgttattaaatattttcctttagaaataaatataatagTTATCATAATAAATCTAATGTTAGCAACAGAAAAGTTCTGCTCTTCCTAAGCACAGAACTGTTAACTCACCTGAAATGCATCAGAAGCAAAGGGACACAGATGCACAAGAGGTGTCCCACACCATTTATTTGGGACAGCATGATCACACATGCTGGAAGAAAGAGGACTGTAAACACAGCTGGGGATAAATGTGAGCACATCTTAATGCTGATACATGAAACCCAATGGATCTGATGTGATTTGGGGTCTGAAATATCCAGCTTCAGACCATCCCCAACACATGCCCATCTGGGTTCCTAATATTCCCAGAAACATTACTGAGCCCTGTCAAATGTTCTGAGCACAAACAGAtatcagcagagctgctgttgtaTTACTGGCTTGGGCAAACGCTCACTGAAGGGAGGCCAAAGcaattaaagcatttaattatttctgtcaAGCCACAGATAAGaggactgaaggaaaaaaaggagggccacaaaaatgatcccagggatggaacacctccctacgaggacaggctgagagctggggctgggcagcctggaggagggaaggctctggggagacctgagagcagcctttggGTTTCTAAAGTGGGGCTCTAagaaaggggacagactctttagcggGGTCTGCTGGGATAGGataaagggaaatggtttcaaaatgaagaggggagatttagactgggtataaggaaaaggttttttacaataaaggtaATGAGGCagtggagcaggttgcccagagaggtggtgggtgctcTGCCTCcagagatattcaaggtcaggctggatggggctctggcagaggagttggacaGGATGGTctttaaagatctcttcctactcaaatgattctatgatcaaagATAGCAAGTGAGAAGGAGGAGAATCCAAATTGAGGCTGCACTCTACATGATTCCAGCTGGGTTCCTGCTTGGGTGGAACAACGATGGAGATGCAATGCTTTGCAGCATTGCAGAGCCACACGTGTATGGCTTCATTACAGCTGAGCTAACAATGTTTCTGGGCAGCATGCAGCAGAAGGGGCAGAGCGACTGAAACACGTCTATGTTAACAGCTAATTATGAGCACTGAGGCCCAAAAAGGTCAAGGCGGGAGGGTCGGAGCGTCTGCTGACATCTGGCAGTGGTTTGGGGAAGTCTGGTTCCTCCCGAGGTCCTTGTTGACTCAAGCATGCTGATTTGCTTGCTGCTAATCAGAGGAAGTGGTAACTAGGACTGAATAATCACTGAGCTGCACGCCCCGAGGTCTCTTTCCATGTCAGCCACTGCATCTTGCTGAGCAGCCAGACAACACTGTTTTATGGGGATTTCAGCAACCCATCAGCACTCTTTGTGGTGTTTGCATACAGTGAAGGCATCGCAGGTTGTGCTCTAATTCCTGCAGAACTTGCACCAAAGATGCCATGGATCCCAGCCCCATTGTTCAAgtcttcagtgctgctgtgaccCCTGCAAACTAAATTCAGAGAGCTCTGTTAGCATCTGCTACGTGCAcacctctgcttttctgtgcaaaCACGCATGACTGCTGTTACTATATTATTTCTCCAGATAGGGCTTAAAGGATCAGTATTTAATTGGAGGAGTAAGTTCAGGGTTTGAGACATGATGCTTGCATTAGAGCCATTTGTCACAAAACTTGGAGGGACATTGCATGCTCACCTCATTTAAATGCAATTCAATCTAGAAAGAGCATTTGGCACAATATTTAGGGAGATGACTTAACAAAAAGCTCTTCTGCAACCAGGTGTCTGATATATCCATGTGTGAGCTGCCCAAGAAAGCCTGTAGCCATTAATTGCTGGGTAGCAATTAAGGTGTCAGCCAATGTTTAAGGCTCCCATTTGCCTTTTCTAGCCATTTTCAAGGCagcatagaaaataaaaatagagcaaaGTGTTCTCTCTTCCTCCACTCTGCAGTCCAAGTGTGAATCGTTCAGAGCATGGCTGGGCAGGGAGAAGTGGATTTCTATGCAAACAACATACAGAAAGCCCTCGTATAATCACTTGCTTTAGGCAAATAGGACAATTAAGTGAAGTTAACTGTATGGTTTTAAAGTCACCATTCAGTCCCTCAGCTGAGACAGATGGCTTTTTCTGATGTTGCTTCCTCTGGCATTCGGTGGAGGGTTTGGCAATCCTTTCTGGGTTCGGTTCTCAGCAACTCTCTGACATGGAAGTAGGCAGGGCTTTCACTGCAGACAGTGTTCTGCAGAAGGCAGAAGAATGGCTCTTTTCCAGCCAGTTCACCCCTCTTCCCTTTGGCAGACGGGGCTTTCCTCCCTGGGCCCAGAAGCCAACGCATACCCAGCGCTGACCTCATGTCAGTCCCTACCAGGGATATGGGAGatctgcagaaatgctgaaagcaaACCTGTGCTTGCAGAGAGCCCAATCCCCTGCCACTGGCACTGGCAGGGAATAAGGGATATAAATGAAGAGTTCTTTATGataagggtagtgaggcactggcacaggttgcctggagaggtgatggatgcctcgtcctggagacattcaagatcaggctgtaTGGGCCTCTGAGCACCAGATGAAGatgtaggtgttcctgttcactgtGGGAGATTTGGACAGATGGCCTTGAAGgaccccttccaacccaaacaattctatgattctatgaaggagAGAACCTCAGGCTGCCTGGGACAAGGCAGAGGCCTCACCACTGGGCTGATGCAGGGATGGACGGACAGCACTGGATGATATGTTTACAGTTGTTCTTCCCATCATCTAGTGATCCCATAAAATTAAAGCAGACTCTGCCCCAACTTCTAGTCCTTGTGACTGCACTCCTGTAGGAGGGTCACTCCCAACTGACACAGAGCAAGCCACTAAATGTCAAATCCAGTGGGTCTGATTCTGTTCCTCTTTACACCGTCACAGCCCAATGATGACACACTTTAATTACTCACAATTAAATGTCAGATTACTCACTATTACTCATGgtgctttctctccttccctgaAAAAAATCTAACATCTACTCTCCCCTTCACAACAAGCCTGGTCCTGCTGCTGGTACCAACACAGAGAGCAGTGGGGCAATTGCAAGATGTTGCAGTGGGCCATAACTTGCACTTAATAAATGGCTTTTCTTGGAAGGTGCTCTTGCTCTCAGCTGCTTTTTTATCTTCCTCAGAAGCACGGCTTTGATGCTGCAGGCAGTGAGGGCACCAGCAGATACAAGCTGCACCTGAGACACTGTCTCTTCAGAGACAATTACAGCTACAGAAGCTTAGCAGGAAGCTCGGgtgagcagaaagcagaatgcTGCCAGCCTTTTCATTCCCAAAGTGGTTCCTGAAAAAGGTAAGATAAAGCCCAACCAGATTAACTACCTTCAGAGCAAGCAGCAAGGCATTAAGGGGTGCTACGATAGGTGACTGATGAGAGCATTAATGAGTAGAAGAGGTAGAGCCTCCTTACTGACTTGCCCCATGCCCCTTCCAGCTTTTTGGAAGTCTCCTGTGAATAGTACCACCCCATAACCAGATCGTGGCATCCAGATAACGCAGGAATGTGTGCAATGGAAGCATTTAAGAGACAAATACAGTGCTGGTAgtagcagctctgcagagctatCTTCTTTATCCAAGGAGGAATTGGGCTGATTTTGGGGGGTGctatgtggagccaggagttggattctATGTTCCTTACAGGCAGCCCCTTCCCATTTGGGATGTTCTATGACCATAAAGAACAATACTGAATTGCTCTTCAAAAAATGAACCCCTCTCATCTCCAAGGGCTTCTGCTTATCACCGCTGGTGTTAATCAAGCATCACAGCATTAGACCAATGAGGGAATTAGTAGCACAGCCGTGTTACCACCAGAGGAACCCCACAGCCACCACAACGCTCCCAGTTCCCAGTTTGAGCACAACAATTTGAGAATCATGTGCTGGGAGGGCAACACAGTCCTGTAGAGCTGTCTGCAACCACCAGGGAGCCCACGGGGACACTGCAGTTTTAGCCATCGTGAACTGGCGCAAGCTAGCTTTACCGTCCCCTGTAGTCCAAGTGCAACTTCAGAGTCTCCTCCTTGCTCTGTCTCCTGCGTAAAGCACATAAACTCATTTGAGgctgaatttcacagaatcatatgaGTTTGGGTGAGAGAAATTTGGCATCTGCAAGCCATCAAGGAAAGATAAGTCCCAAAAATGCCATAGAAccagctcagcaggctgcaCCAAGGAGGAGAGGATGCTCATCAGTCACATACACTCTACTCTGTAGCTATAGGATGCAAACCTCATCTTTCACTCCCTTGGGGCAGTGAGAAGAGCCTGACAGCACCACCTAAAGCCCTTCTACGTGGGCTGAGGTTGCCCTGACAGTGAGGTGCTTCAAGACCAGCTGTACCCTATTACACCTGATGAAGCAGGTGGGAGAAGCTAAGTGCCTGCTGCATTTACTCACTAAAAAGCCACAGCAAAAGGTGAGGCTTTATGTTTGCATGCTCTCTCTTCTCAGCTTTggctccttgctcatccacagcCCTATGGAAAGGATTAGGAAAGCCTGTATCCTGATGGGGAGCACCAGGCAGAACCCCAATTCTTCAGCGCATCCCCAGGGTGAAAGTTACCCACCAGCCTGCTTGCAAAGGGTAAAAACAACACTGGAGGTCACAATTCCCCTTGCTGTTCATCACCAGCTGTGCCTCGATGAGCTGCACCTGCTCCAGGGCTGCCCCATGCTATAAAGCTGTGGTTGGTGGACAGCAGCGGTTTTTGCACGCATGGAGGACGTGTCGCCACTGGAGCAGTACCTGGAGCGCTGCGGCACGCAGGTACCTAtgggaggggggagaaaaaaaaacagaatttgcgTTGGCCGGGAATCGAACCCGGGTCAACTGCTTGGAAGGCAGCTATGCTCACCACTATACCACCAACGCTGTGCTGATTGGTCCTTCCTGCACGTATTTAAATTGCAGAGCAGCaattcctgctttccttctctttcccctgGCTTTTTTCATGCTTCTTACTTTCTACGTGATTTATTTGTATGGGGGACGTGGAGGGTTCCTTTGGCCAAGTGCTACTGGGAGCACAGAGGAGCCCATGCCCTTCTTGCACGAGATTGCTCTCATCTTCTCTAGAATAAACACTGCTACACTTACACCTTTACTATGGACCAGTCTGTGTGCAAGGAGGCTCGATCTCTTCGTGCTGGCTGGTAAATGTGTgtaaaaatctttctgtttaaaatggCTCTCCTGGTTCCAGGTGGCCTCCTGCTGTTGCAGTAGCTGCAGCAATAACAGGGTATAAGGCTGTACTTCTAGCTGAGCTGTATGTTCACAGCTTCCACAGTTGCacgtttttctctttttaccaTTTTCAGGGTAGAAGCTAAGTTTTACCCACACTGCTTAAATTCAGAGACCTCCTGGTGGCAGTCGGCAAAGCCCCCTGATTGTAGCCCATAAGGTGTATAACGTGGGGAGGTATAACTTGGATTTCACAGATAAAATggaattttctatttcaaaccTGTTGAGATACTTGATAGTAGCAGATATTTAGGATACTAttaacaacaacagcaacaaaaagccaGGTCTGATGCTAAAAGCAGCTGGATTTGATTAACGCATACCTGGGCTGCACAAACTACTGCAGAAGTAGAAGTGCTCTTTTCCCCTCAAATAATGATCTCACACAGGATCGGTGAGGAGTCTCCTTTCTGGAGCTGCTAGGAAATGTCCAAAGCTATGTAGCTGATGGGGCCTTCAGTGAAGTTAATTAACCTGGAGTCTATAGCAATAACCCTTGGCAGCCAGCCTAAGGCAAATGTGGTTTTGTGCCCCTTCCACAGCCTCTGAGCATCTGTCTAATGTGAAGACCATCTTCCCCAGCATTTAACCCTATAAAGACTTTTCCTAGAACAGTTGCAGGGAAaattagctttctttttctatctaCTTTAAGCAGcttattttgttccttttagaTTGTATATTTTCCAGCTCATGCTTCCAATCCCATTGACTGCACACCCATTAGCTTGTTTCTTTAAGCTATGCCATGAACTGTTTGCTATTCatctgtgtgttgtttttttttttacctttatttCTCATATTCTCTGGTACCCTTTGCTATGTGTGAATAGTCCTGTATGCTTGCAGTGGCAAGGCTTTTATTTGAACTATCTTCTGCTCGTTATGACTTACATGCATCGTGACTTTCTTAGTTGAGTCCTGTAGAGCTGGGTTTTAGACTGCAGTCAATTCCTTTAGAGCTGCTGCTTGGTCTGTTGGAGGTCTTGCAGAGACATTCCTTCTATTGTTCctaggagaaaaatatattaaaatacatattccaTAATACGTTGTTATTTCTAAGTAACTGCTTACTGCTCTAAAATACTTGCATTTGACTTGGGTGCCTTATGATGTGCATCAGCCTTGTGAATTTTGAGTGCTCGTGGGTCCTGTGCTGCAAAGAGGGGGCTGAGGTTTCTTCCAGCTGCATTCCTCCCTGATGATCTCACCTGGGCTCTGCATCTAGAAGCTGGTTCTAGGGCTGCTTTTGAACCCACTTCAGAGCTAGACCTCCTTGTATCTAAAGAGCCTAAGAGCCCTCTGTGATGATTGCTCACTCACTAAGAGTTTCACAAGCTGTGAATGTTTTCTCCAGGCAGGCATCCTGCAGAGTAAGTGGGTGCAGAGCACACAACTGCTAAGtgagctgctgagcacagagcagcactggctcAGTGCTGAACACATCAATCTGGAAACCCTTTTCCCTGCAGAGTCACTGCGGACTGAAGGGCCTCTGTCTTGCATGCAGTTTCCTGTTCTGATCTGTGCTTGGGTTTTCAAGCTCTTTAGGCTCTCAGTGCTAGGATTGCCTAAATGAACACAAAACCCCTTGTACAGACAGCCCTGTGTACACAAAACCCGTTGTACAGACACCTGCTATGGCAGGTGAAGTCACCTTTTTGAAAGAAGCTCTCCTCTGACTTCAGGCTTGTGCCCCCGATGAATGAGGGAATAAATTCTTCCCTGAATTCTTGCCTTCTCAATGACACGATGCCTTTTAAATACTTCTACCTCCTTTTTTAAATGATGCTGATAAAGGAATGCATTAGTATGCAAGCATTTGCCTGCAGATACGCGGTGTGCCGTAATCACTTGATCTGGGGAAGGATGCTGGCTTTGGCTGCGTCTCGCTTGAATGAGTCTGGTAACCTCCAGCAGTTGAATGCTTAATTTGCTCACGAGTCCGTGAACTGCTGCCCTCTATTGCACAAAtccaacacaacacaacactgTCCCTTGGTAGCAGCAAGGGGAAAAGGGAGTGTACAGAGTGAGAGCAAAAGCCAGACAGAAAGTGCTAGTGGTCCTGGAAAATCTCAGGAGCGATTCAGTTAGCTCTGTGCAGAACTGAGGGATGGCAAAGGCCACGGGTCAGCACCGTTCCTCCAGTCGCTGCTGAAGGTATTCAATATTTCTCAATTTGAGGCATCACCAGAGTGCTCTGGACTGCCTTCGGGGTGTGGTGGGGAAATGGGCATCTCCACCAGGAAAAGTTATTTAAGTTTTATATGCTAACAGCCAAGCAATTGATGGTTTCGTACCCCAAGACTCCTCTTTGCTATAATACTTGAGGGGAAAATGATGGAAAGCTCCTAACTGAATAGAGAGGGAACCTAATATAGTCTCCCAGTTGAAGTCAGTGTTTTAATACAACATCCTTATTGATGTTTTTTCTCAATTCAAGGATGACCTCTCAACCAGTCCCCAGCTGTTTAATCCTATGAGCCCCTATGACGTGGACCTTCCAATTCAAGTAGCTGAAGATGTAGCATTTGGTTCTCAGTTTAATCAGCCCAAAGAGCTTCCTGCAGACTTCTCCTCTGTGGACCTCAGCTTTCTTCCAGATGTTACCCAAGataacaaagaacaaaatccaTCTGAAGATGCTCATGAAATGCAAGGAGGGCTCAACGGATCAGTACCGAGAAATGAGGACAGAGGAATCTTCATGGAGGAGAGCAGCCTGTCGTACCAAGATGCAATCCAGCCGAGCCCAGGAGAACCTGGTGTGTGTCCTCCCCTGACACCAATGACTCCTATGACCCCAGTGACACCTGCATCAGAGAGCTCTGGCATAGTTCCTCAGTTACAGTAAGTTGATGTTGCATGTATAGTATAAGAAGAGCAGAACCATCTTCACAGTACCACCATCACTGACTAATCTCTGCTAAAGGCTAGAGAGAATATAGAGTAACTTACACCTGTAAAGACAAATGTACTCTTTCCTTAGGAGAGCTCTAGGAAGTCTGTAAAGACAGCAGTGGTGCAATTCAAAGCTGGAATTagttactggaagaaaaataaatgtagtatGTTGGGACTAATAATTTTGTATCTGGTTATATTTCCTCTTCTGACAAACTAATTTTGGTATTGAATGGCTAAAGTTTGGCAAAAATAGCTTAGTGCTGAAGTGGGAAAGAAGTGGGCAGTAAATTAAATGTTGGCAGCTGTTAACAGGGCTGTGACTCCACATTAGCTAATAATAATTCTGGGGTTTGCTCTGTAACAGCTTCTTTCTGCAATATGAtaaatctttttcattcttcaggAATATTGTGTCAACTGTAAACTTGGCTTGTAAACTAGATCTGAAGAACATAGCTCTGCATGCCAGAAATGCAGAGTATAACCCAAAGGTAAATCCTGAGGGCTGAGCTTTATTCCTATTCCcttctctcagtgctgctggactCCAATATACAGATGCACCCTGAGCTTCATCCCTTTTCTAACAGCACTGTCTTGACCTACAGCCCTtgctggggaaaagaaagatatGTCTGAAAGCGAAAAGAAAGGGAATTACTTGGGTCAGAGTGGTATTGAGCATCTCTATGCTGTAGAAATGGACTGGGAATAATAAGTGGGGTTCATATAGGTGACTCCAGGCTCAATAAAATTTAGGTTTAGTTGTCCTACATACCCAAGTCGTGGGTGGAGGGAAAGTATAATAATTTCAGAGTGGTAAATAAATAGTTTTGCAAAGTAACTGcatgcagtgctgagctctgtggtAGTGATAATTCTTTGAAAGAATGGACAGACATGGTACTGAGAAAgagtagatgtggcactgatggacatggcttagtggggtggctggggttggacttggtgatcttaatggtcctttccaacctttgtggttctggttctatgattctatcagcTTGACTCTGAGgttttcctttgaatttctAGAGGTTTGCTGCTGTGATCATGAGGATCAGGGAACCACGAACAACGGCCCTTATCTTCAGCTCAGGAAAAATGGTCTGCACAGGAGCAAAAAggtacttattttcttttgcctccTCGAAGGTCTTTCAGCTGTAGCTGTACTTCCTCAACTCAGCCTCGTTTAAATTACCTAGCAAAGGGTTTGCTATcaactgcaagaaaaataaagcactagtcttgaaaatgttttctttgtgacAGGAGTT
It encodes:
- the TBPL2 gene encoding TATA box-binding protein-like protein 2 isoform X2, with protein sequence MEDVSPLEQYLERCGTQDDLSTSPQLFNPMSPYDVDLPIQVAEDVAFGSQFNQPKELPADFSSVDLSFLPDVTQDNKEQNPSEDAHEMQGGLNGSVPRNEDRGIFMEESSLSYQDAIQPSPGEPGVCPPLTPMTPMTPVTPASESSGIVPQLQNIVSTVNLACKLDLKNIALHARNAEYNPKRFAAVIMRIREPRTTALIFSSGKMVCTGAKSYEPELFPGLIYRMVKPRIVLLIFVSGKVVLTGAKERSEIYEAFENIYPILRGFKKAS
- the TBPL2 gene encoding TATA box-binding protein-like protein 2 isoform X1 — its product is MEDVSPLEQYLERCGTQDDLSTSPQLFNPMSPYDVDLPIQVAEDVAFGSQFNQPKELPADFSSVDLSFLPDVTQDNKEQNPSEDAHEMQGGLNGSVPRNEDRGIFMEESSLSYQDAIQPSPGEPGVCPPLTPMTPMTPVTPASESSGIVPQLQNIVSTVNLACKLDLKNIALHARNAEYNPKRFAAVIMRIREPRTTALIFSSGKMVCTGAKSEEQSRLAARKYARVVQKLGFPAKFLDFKIQNMVGSCDVRFPIRLEGLVLTHQQFSSYEPELFPGLIYRMVKPRIVLLIFVSGKVVLTGAKERSEIYEAFENIYPILRGFKKAS